A window of the Candidatus Woesearchaeota archaeon genome harbors these coding sequences:
- a CDS encoding DNA-directed RNA polymerase subunit N: protein MIIPIRCLSCGKPVAHLWEEYTERTESGEDRKKILDSLGLKRYCCRALFLGHIDLIDTTGQFKKF, encoded by the coding sequence ATGATCATACCTATACGTTGTTTGAGTTGCGGCAAACCTGTTGCACATTTATGGGAAGAATACACTGAACGCACTGAATCAGGTGAAGACCGAAAAAAGATATTAGATTCATTAGGGTTAAAAAGATATTGCTGCAGAGCATTGTTCCTTGGTCATATTGATTTAATCGATACTACGGGGCAATTTAAGAAGTTTTAA
- a CDS encoding 30S ribosomal protein S13, which produces MADTFKHIIRIVNTDLDGKKSIYMALQKIRGIGFMYAHAICKVTNIDKAAKAGNLSDQQIAKLEQVLKTPFQFEIPLWMVNRRHDYEEGYDRHLVTGDLKFVQENDKRRLQKIRSYRGARHAAGLPVRGQRTKSNFRKNKGKVQGVIKKAVKAPAAEEGKKKGKD; this is translated from the coding sequence ATGGCAGATACCTTCAAACACATCATAAGAATTGTTAATACAGATTTAGATGGTAAGAAATCCATTTACATGGCACTGCAAAAAATCCGCGGTATTGGATTTATGTATGCTCATGCTATCTGTAAAGTAACTAATATTGACAAAGCTGCTAAAGCAGGAAATCTTTCTGATCAACAAATTGCGAAGCTTGAGCAAGTACTTAAGACGCCGTTTCAATTTGAAATTCCTTTATGGATGGTTAATCGAAGGCATGATTATGAAGAAGGCTATGATAGGCATTTAGTAACAGGCGATTTAAAGTTTGTTCAGGAAAATGATAAGCGACGATTGCAAAAGATAAGATCATACCGTGGAGCGCGACACGCTGCCGGCTTACCAGTGCGAGGTCAACGCACCAAATCAAACTTCAGAAAGAACAAAGGTAAAGTACAGGGAGTTATAAAGAAAGCAGTAAAAGCGCCTGCAGCTGAAGAAGGTAAAAAGAAAGGCAAGGACTAA
- a CDS encoding 30S ribosomal protein S4 has product MGDPKKPRKKYQGPSHPWQKQRIIDEKELVIAYGLKNKQELWKMGTLVKQIAAKAKRVIARTGEQATKEEKQLIEKLVRLGLLQSTAKIDDVLGLTLKNILERRLQTLVFKKNMARSIKQARQFITHRHVKVSGKKITSPSYLVPLDQEQGIIFSETSTLQSEEHPERTPISKAPVEKTEVKVNNHETRT; this is encoded by the coding sequence ATGGGAGATCCTAAAAAACCAAGGAAAAAGTACCAAGGCCCTTCTCATCCATGGCAAAAACAAAGAATTATTGATGAGAAGGAATTAGTCATAGCTTATGGCTTAAAAAATAAACAAGAGCTTTGGAAAATGGGAACCCTTGTTAAACAAATTGCTGCTAAAGCCAAGAGAGTTATCGCAAGGACCGGTGAACAAGCAACTAAAGAAGAAAAACAGCTTATTGAAAAATTAGTCCGACTTGGATTGCTGCAGAGTACTGCTAAAATTGATGATGTTCTTGGACTCACTTTGAAGAATATTCTCGAGAGAAGATTACAAACATTAGTGTTCAAAAAAAATATGGCGCGTTCAATAAAACAAGCCAGGCAATTTATCACGCATAGGCATGTAAAAGTAAGCGGAAAGAAGATTACTTCTCCTAGTTATCTTGTTCCTCTCGACCAGGAACAGGGAATTATATTTTCAGAAACATCAACATTGCAAAGCGAGGAGCATCCTGAAAGAACACCAATCTCCAAAGCTCCCGTTGAAAAAACAGAAGTAAAGGTAAACAACCATGAAACCAGAACATAG
- a CDS encoding serine/threonine protein kinase, translated as MVNLKEIVDREFHQLRRQDGTALEYVDYVSQGGQGHSLLFKDAAGNEYIGKLTLKDEIEAARQGLDAIHGRITREVAVLKRLNHPGIANGLEEDISERYILVTRPKVKGKTLREYLTEKVQLSESETAKIMYDVATVLDYLHHPEKYHEDRNPVIHRDLKPENIVIRDAGSICLIDFGVASMRESTFTQFSRDAGTLGYLAPELGKGVPADERADIYALGVIGRELLTGAKPDITWFVEPLTFKMGKSRKIRRIINRMITGYNERYVSVADIKQELIKKGLCKEITTQLLTPGIETADPLVNDVGYETGFGFAMNIIEPSMPPHQYAHIVRAKRIAKSTPDGPRYVRVEIERYGPIDDFSSGWELSNNVKTKIDWKVVYDASTDKPIDLKKIESELKAQARRQGHEIPNYVTNDIGYAIELSNSSMISNDGKPSLTKRPAY; from the coding sequence ATGGTTAATCTGAAAGAGATTGTAGACAGGGAGTTCCATCAACTTAGGAGGCAAGACGGTACTGCCCTTGAATATGTTGATTATGTTTCTCAAGGTGGGCAAGGCCATAGTCTACTTTTCAAAGATGCTGCAGGAAATGAATATATTGGTAAACTTACTTTAAAAGATGAAATTGAAGCTGCAAGGCAAGGATTAGATGCAATTCATGGAAGAATAACAAGAGAAGTTGCAGTTTTAAAAAGATTAAATCATCCTGGAATTGCAAATGGTCTGGAAGAAGATATTTCTGAAAGATATATCTTAGTCACACGACCAAAAGTAAAAGGAAAGACATTACGAGAATATCTAACAGAAAAAGTGCAATTATCTGAATCCGAAACTGCAAAAATAATGTATGATGTTGCTACGGTATTAGATTATTTACATCATCCAGAAAAATACCATGAAGATCGGAACCCTGTTATTCATCGTGATCTTAAACCTGAAAACATTGTCATAAGAGATGCTGGAAGTATTTGCTTGATTGATTTTGGCGTAGCAAGTATGCGAGAAAGTACCTTTACACAATTTTCACGAGATGCTGGAACACTAGGATATTTAGCACCAGAATTAGGAAAAGGTGTTCCTGCCGATGAGAGGGCAGACATTTATGCATTAGGTGTTATTGGAAGAGAACTATTAACAGGAGCAAAACCTGATATTACGTGGTTTGTTGAACCATTAACATTTAAGATGGGAAAATCAAGAAAAATACGAAGAATAATTAATAGAATGATTACAGGTTATAATGAAAGATATGTTTCTGTTGCTGATATAAAACAAGAACTGATTAAAAAAGGATTATGTAAAGAAATTACTACTCAACTTCTTACACCTGGAATTGAAACAGCAGATCCTCTAGTGAATGACGTCGGTTATGAAACAGGATTTGGTTTTGCAATGAATATAATCGAACCGAGTATGCCTCCGCATCAATATGCTCATATAGTTAGAGCAAAAAGAATAGCTAAGTCTACTCCTGATGGGCCACGCTATGTCAGAGTTGAAATAGAAAGATATGGTCCTATAGATGATTTCTCAAGTGGTTGGGAATTAAGTAATAATGTAAAAACTAAAATAGATTGGAAAGTAGTTTATGATGCGAGTACTGATAAGCCCATAGATCTAAAAAAGATAGAATCTGAATTAAAAGCTCAAGCAAGACGTCAAGGACACGAAATACCAAATTACGTAACAAATGACATAGGATATGCAATTGAGTTAAGTAATTCGAGCATGATATCAAATGATGGTAAACCATCTCTAACAAAAAGACCAGCTTACTGA
- a CDS encoding 50S ribosomal protein L13 encodes MKTVIDAQDLILGRMATKIAKRALLGEEVIVVNCELAVISGKKADIIAHYKKKFARGVHTKGPFFPRQPERMVRRIIRGMLPWKRAKGREAFKRVMCYMGIPEEFRTMEIETIKEAHINRLKTMGMMRIKEVCSLMGAKL; translated from the coding sequence ATGAAAACGGTTATAGACGCTCAGGATTTAATTTTAGGAAGAATGGCAACAAAGATTGCCAAAAGAGCACTGCTCGGGGAAGAGGTAATTGTAGTCAACTGTGAACTAGCAGTTATTAGCGGGAAAAAAGCTGATATTATTGCACATTACAAAAAAAAATTTGCGCGCGGAGTGCATACAAAAGGTCCTTTTTTTCCGCGGCAGCCTGAACGAATGGTACGAAGGATTATTAGGGGTATGCTGCCATGGAAAAGAGCAAAAGGAAGAGAAGCTTTTAAGCGTGTTATGTGTTATATGGGTATACCTGAAGAATTTAGAACCATGGAAATTGAAACTATAAAAGAAGCGCATATCAATCGATTAAAAACGATGGGAATGATGCGAATAAAAGAAGTATGCTCATTAATGGGTGCTAAACTATGA
- a CDS encoding DUF2683 family protein: MVQALIEIDDNTNRVLNMVKAKHGLKDKAQAIKYVVSEYVEIENEPELRPEFIKKMEEIKKQKSIKVDDFARRYGLKNS, from the coding sequence ATGGTACAAGCATTAATTGAAATAGACGATAACACCAACAGGGTATTAAATATGGTTAAAGCAAAGCATGGACTAAAAGACAAAGCTCAAGCTATAAAATATGTAGTAAGTGAATACGTTGAAATAGAAAATGAACCAGAATTAAGGCCTGAATTTATTAAAAAAATGGAAGAAATAAAGAAGCAAAAGAGTATAAAAGTTGATGATTTTGCTAGACGTTATGGTTTGAAAAATAGTTAA
- a CDS encoding 50S ribosomal protein L18e, with the protein MKTNPYLQKLIPELKKLSNMQKVNIWKRIAHELESSTSKQREVNLGHLDKHTKNNETVIVPGKVLGAGELQHPVTIAAFKYSAAAKEKLLKTKCTVYSIEELLQKNPKGSNVRILG; encoded by the coding sequence ATGAAAACAAATCCTTATTTACAGAAATTAATTCCAGAATTGAAAAAGCTTTCAAACATGCAGAAAGTAAATATCTGGAAGCGAATAGCTCATGAGTTAGAAAGCTCAACTAGTAAACAACGAGAAGTTAATCTTGGTCATCTAGACAAACACACAAAAAATAATGAAACAGTGATAGTTCCTGGAAAAGTGCTTGGCGCAGGCGAGCTGCAGCATCCTGTAACCATTGCTGCATTCAAATATTCAGCAGCTGCTAAAGAAAAGCTGTTAAAAACTAAATGCACGGTCTATTCCATTGAAGAATTATTGCAAAAAAATCCGAAAGGAAGTAATGTGAGGATACTAGGATAA
- a CDS encoding DNA-directed RNA polymerase subunit D, which yields MSMEITDVNYAKDKTQVSFVIKGTTPNYVNTIRRLIINNVPTMAIHEVELRKNSSSLYDEVIGHRLGLVPLKTDLGSYEVPKSPEDLEKAQCHVKLTLKTKGPCLVYASDLKSKDPKIVPVYPKMVLAKLLDGQELELEATAVLGYGKDHIKWSPGIAWYTFEPLIKVNNGSKHFDEFKNKYPPQAFDKSGKLDKQLIIENNVVDACVGVCDDVVAIEYNKDNFLFHIESFGQLPCKEILTAAVESYNQMVDELNNTIKGLEK from the coding sequence ATGAGCATGGAAATTACTGACGTAAATTATGCAAAAGATAAAACTCAAGTGTCCTTTGTCATAAAAGGTACAACACCGAATTATGTTAATACTATCCGAAGGCTTATTATTAATAATGTTCCGACGATGGCAATCCATGAAGTTGAATTGAGAAAAAATAGTTCATCGTTGTATGATGAAGTGATAGGCCATCGTTTAGGATTAGTTCCTTTAAAGACAGATTTGGGATCATATGAAGTTCCAAAATCGCCTGAAGATCTAGAAAAAGCACAATGCCATGTTAAATTAACCTTAAAAACAAAAGGACCTTGCCTTGTGTATGCTTCAGACCTTAAATCAAAAGATCCTAAAATAGTTCCTGTGTATCCAAAAATGGTACTAGCAAAGTTGCTTGATGGTCAGGAACTAGAATTAGAAGCTACCGCAGTTTTAGGTTATGGCAAAGATCATATTAAATGGTCTCCAGGAATAGCATGGTATACTTTCGAACCATTAATCAAAGTCAATAATGGAAGCAAGCATTTTGATGAATTCAAAAATAAATATCCTCCTCAGGCATTTGATAAATCTGGAAAACTAGATAAGCAATTAATAATTGAAAATAATGTTGTTGATGCATGTGTTGGGGTTTGTGATGATGTCGTTGCTATTGAATACAACAAAGACAACTTTCTCTTTCATATTGAATCATTTGGGCAGTTACCTTGCAAAGAGATCTTAACTGCTGCTGTTGAATCGTATAACCAAATGGTAGATGAATTAAACAATACGATTAAGGGACTGGAAAAATGA
- a CDS encoding TatD family hydrolase, with protein MLLVDVHAHLDHPFFEKDLDEVIDRAKKIGVKAIITNGVNPDSNKRVLELAKKYDIVKAALGMYPIDALQKEAETGEAPWLQKPFTVGDCLAEIKKHKNDIVAIGEVGMDFAMAEDRETQREHFQQVIDLSISINKPLIVHSRKAEAEVIEMLSKSKAKVLMHCFSGSKKLLLEGLKHGFYFSIPVNIVRSGQFQQWVKEAPLSKLLTETDAPYLGMNRDDRNESCNVMHTINKIAEIKKMDPKEVANVIYSNYQKLFG; from the coding sequence ATGTTATTAGTTGATGTACATGCACATTTAGATCATCCGTTTTTTGAGAAAGATTTAGATGAAGTTATAGACCGCGCTAAAAAAATTGGTGTTAAAGCTATTATTACTAATGGTGTTAATCCTGATTCTAATAAACGTGTTCTTGAGCTTGCAAAAAAGTATGATATTGTCAAAGCTGCTTTAGGAATGTATCCTATTGATGCTCTGCAAAAAGAAGCAGAAACTGGCGAAGCTCCTTGGCTGCAAAAACCATTTACTGTTGGAGATTGTTTAGCTGAAATTAAAAAACATAAAAACGATATTGTGGCTATCGGCGAAGTTGGCATGGATTTTGCCATGGCAGAAGATCGTGAAACACAACGAGAGCATTTTCAGCAAGTTATTGATCTTAGCATCAGCATTAATAAGCCCTTAATTGTGCATTCTCGAAAAGCAGAGGCTGAAGTTATTGAAATGCTTAGTAAAAGCAAAGCAAAGGTATTAATGCATTGTTTTTCTGGGAGTAAAAAATTATTGTTAGAAGGCTTAAAGCATGGATTTTATTTTTCTATTCCTGTCAATATTGTGAGAAGTGGTCAGTTTCAGCAATGGGTGAAAGAAGCTCCTTTGTCAAAACTATTAACTGAAACAGATGCGCCCTATTTAGGCATGAATCGTGATGATAGAAATGAATCATGCAATGTTATGCATACCATTAACAAAATTGCTGAAATTAAAAAGATGGATCCAAAAGAAGTAGCGAATGTTATTTACAGCAATTATCAGAAGTTGTTTGGATAA
- a CDS encoding 30S ribosomal protein S11, translated as MRPRRQLCWGIAHVYSSYNNTIIHVTDITGTESLALSSGGQVVKSHRMESSPTAAMIAAKRVAEKAMEKGVNAIHVKIKAPGGHNGPNNPGPGAQAAIRALSRMGLKIGIIEDVTPLPHDGCRKKGGKRGRRV; from the coding sequence ATGAGACCTCGAAGGCAATTATGTTGGGGAATTGCACATGTTTATTCATCGTATAATAATACTATTATTCATGTTACTGATATTACTGGCACAGAATCATTGGCGTTAAGCAGCGGCGGTCAAGTTGTAAAATCACATCGTATGGAGTCATCTCCTACTGCTGCAATGATTGCTGCTAAAAGAGTAGCAGAAAAAGCTATGGAAAAAGGCGTCAATGCTATTCATGTTAAAATTAAAGCACCGGGGGGTCATAACGGCCCTAATAATCCTGGGCCTGGAGCGCAGGCTGCAATTAGAGCATTATCACGTATGGGTTTGAAAATAGGTATTATTGAAGATGTAACTCCTTTGCCGCATGATGGATGCAGAAAAAAAGGCGGAAAACGAGGAAGAAGGGTATGA
- a CDS encoding cupredoxin domain-containing protein, whose protein sequence is MKTNKRLQQIIIIVIVCIPFIFLISCSQKQVPLSEAVTPIPTIEQPIEKIETKTVENTSNSEIITEIKQSEPIIQKPKQTPLVVTIKKQNSEKTMVNESTNKEFVISADEKQFNPDSITVKKGSKVKINFNFNDDHIYFGGLDIKSEYFNLKYKKSDKIKTKTVEFTAEKTFSYSGYWPATNAKKASGKIVVE, encoded by the coding sequence ATGAAAACAAATAAAAGATTGCAACAAATAATCATTATTGTGATAGTATGTATTCCATTTATTTTTTTAATAAGTTGCAGCCAAAAACAAGTTCCACTAAGTGAAGCTGTAACACCAATACCAACTATTGAACAGCCAATAGAAAAAATTGAAACAAAAACAGTAGAAAATACTAGTAACAGCGAAATAATAACAGAAATAAAACAATCTGAACCAATAATACAAAAACCTAAACAAACTCCACTGGTAGTTACCATTAAAAAACAAAACAGCGAAAAAACAATGGTAAATGAATCAACAAACAAAGAGTTTGTCATCAGTGCAGATGAAAAACAATTCAATCCAGATAGTATTACCGTAAAAAAAGGCAGCAAAGTTAAAATTAATTTTAATTTTAATGATGATCATATTTATTTTGGTGGTTTAGATATTAAAAGCGAGTATTTCAACCTAAAATACAAAAAATCAGACAAGATCAAAACAAAAACAGTAGAGTTTACCGCTGAAAAAACATTCAGCTATAGTGGCTATTGGCCGGCAACAAATGCAAAGAAAGCATCGGGTAAAATAGTAGTAGAATAA
- a CDS encoding 30S ribosomal protein S9 — translation MSKSVHTSGKRKRAIARATLCEGKCRIKVNNLQLDHYGTSLIRMKITEPLVLAEKLGENLDIHVRVQGGGVMAQAEASRLAIARALVEYTKSSALKQTFLDYDRHLLVADIRRKEACKPNDSKARAKRQKSYR, via the coding sequence ATGAGTAAATCAGTTCATACATCGGGAAAAAGAAAACGCGCTATTGCACGTGCAACCTTATGTGAAGGAAAATGCCGCATAAAAGTAAACAATTTACAGCTTGATCATTATGGAACAAGTTTAATCAGAATGAAAATCACCGAGCCATTAGTCTTAGCAGAAAAATTAGGTGAAAATCTTGATATTCACGTCAGAGTGCAGGGAGGCGGCGTAATGGCGCAAGCTGAAGCTAGCCGTCTTGCTATTGCGCGGGCATTAGTTGAATATACAAAAAGCAGTGCTTTAAAACAAACATTTTTGGATTATGATCGGCATTTGCTTGTGGCAGATATACGAAGAAAAGAAGCTTGCAAACCTAACGATTCTAAAGCTCGAGCAAAGAGACAGAAAAGCTATCGATAA
- the guaB gene encoding IMP dehydrogenase: protein MNQISEALSYDDVLIKPKFSTIYSRGDVDTSSFLTKKIKLNMPIVSANMDKVTEAKMAIAMARKGGIGIIHRFLTKEQQVKEVEIVKRSMGFIIEKPYTITADKTLQEVYTLVQGEVGKGVVVVDEQQKVQGIVSARDMIFQDYPQVKVYEVMTRKDDLVTAREGISLEEAQQIMYKHRIEKLPLVDSEGKLKGLVTSKDLVKRIKYPESAKDDKGRLLVGAAIGVRGDYKERTEALLEANCDVMVIDIAHGHSDNVISVIQELRKNFGDIQIVAGNVASAQGAEDLIAAGVDCVKVGVGPGAACTTRLVTGCGVPQLTAVLECGEIAKKYGVPIIADGGIKQSGDMVKAIGAGAETVMIGSMLAGTSQSPGEILLRNGQRIKLYRGMASVDATLARQTKESGFNLAKRTAKEIVAEGVEAVVLFKGDVDDILNQLMGGLRSGMSYVGAKTIKELQEKAEFVKITSAGMRESKPHDIQVHD, encoded by the coding sequence ATGAACCAAATTTCAGAAGCGCTTTCCTATGACGATGTTTTGATTAAGCCGAAATTCTCCACTATATACTCTCGCGGAGATGTAGACACATCGTCATTTCTTACTAAAAAAATTAAATTAAACATGCCGATTGTCAGCGCAAATATGGATAAAGTGACTGAAGCTAAAATGGCTATTGCCATGGCAAGAAAAGGAGGCATTGGCATTATTCATCGTTTTCTTACCAAAGAACAGCAAGTAAAAGAAGTTGAAATAGTAAAACGCTCGATGGGATTTATCATAGAAAAGCCATACACTATTACCGCAGACAAGACATTGCAAGAAGTTTATACCTTAGTCCAAGGAGAGGTTGGCAAAGGTGTTGTTGTTGTAGATGAACAGCAGAAGGTTCAAGGGATTGTTTCAGCGCGAGATATGATTTTCCAAGATTATCCGCAGGTAAAAGTATATGAAGTTATGACAAGAAAAGATGATTTAGTAACAGCAAGAGAAGGCATTAGCCTAGAAGAAGCGCAGCAAATTATGTATAAACATCGTATAGAAAAATTGCCGTTGGTTGATAGTGAGGGCAAATTAAAAGGATTAGTCACTAGCAAAGACTTGGTCAAGAGAATTAAATATCCTGAATCTGCAAAAGATGATAAAGGAAGGCTTTTAGTAGGAGCTGCAATTGGTGTACGAGGAGATTACAAAGAAAGAACAGAAGCATTATTAGAAGCAAATTGCGATGTGATGGTCATAGACATTGCTCATGGTCATTCAGATAATGTAATCTCAGTTATTCAAGAATTAAGGAAAAACTTTGGCGATATTCAAATAGTTGCTGGAAATGTTGCATCAGCTCAAGGTGCAGAAGATTTGATAGCAGCAGGCGTTGACTGTGTAAAGGTTGGTGTTGGTCCAGGAGCTGCATGTACCACAAGGCTAGTTACTGGCTGTGGTGTACCACAATTAACCGCTGTTCTCGAGTGTGGAGAAATCGCGAAAAAATATGGCGTTCCTATCATAGCAGATGGCGGGATTAAACAATCCGGTGATATGGTCAAAGCAATTGGCGCTGGCGCTGAAACAGTCATGATAGGGAGCATGTTAGCGGGAACTTCGCAAAGTCCTGGTGAAATTTTATTAAGAAACGGCCAAAGGATTAAATTATACAGGGGCATGGCATCAGTTGATGCTACGTTAGCTCGGCAAACAAAGGAATCTGGGTTTAATCTGGCAAAAAGAACGGCAAAGGAGATTGTCGCTGAAGGTGTTGAAGCAGTTGTTTTGTTCAAAGGAGATGTTGATGATATATTAAACCAATTGATGGGTGGCTTACGTTCAGGGATGAGTTATGTCGGTGCAAAAACAATTAAAGAACTCCAAGAAAAAGCAGAATTTGTTAAAATCACATCAGCAGGCATGCGTGAATCAAAACCACATGATATTCAAGTGCATGATTGA